A single Marinobacter sp. es.042 DNA region contains:
- the rodA gene encoding rod shape-determining protein RodA: MALNALLDSTPSNPLGRHRSIWAALHLDPILLVLLLMLISGGLFVLYSGADRNLEVVKAQGIRLGVALVVMLVFAQLDPSVFRRWAPWLYGAGIVALVAVLLVGVGAKGAQRWLAIPGLPRFQPSELMKLVVPMMAAWYLSRHFLPPRFRHVTVGLAIVLVPMVMIMQQPDLGTSLLVGMAGIFVVFFAGISWKLITAFVAMVSVSAPLMWFFVMRDYQKQRVLTLLDPQSDPLGAGWNIIQSKTAIGSGGVDGKGWLQGTQSHLEFLPESHTDFIVAVLAEEFGFVGMLILMTVYFLIILRCLYIAATAQDSFSRLLAGALTMTFFIYIFVNVGMVSGLLPIVGVPLPLISYGGTSGVTLMAAFGVLMSIHTHRRMIGA, translated from the coding sequence ATGGCTCTCAACGCATTACTGGATTCGACTCCGAGTAACCCCCTAGGCCGTCACCGTAGTATCTGGGCCGCGCTTCATCTGGATCCGATTCTTTTAGTGTTGTTGCTAATGCTGATTTCCGGGGGGCTGTTTGTACTTTACAGCGGTGCTGACCGGAACCTGGAGGTGGTCAAGGCTCAGGGTATCCGTCTGGGCGTAGCACTTGTTGTGATGCTGGTGTTTGCACAGCTGGATCCCTCGGTGTTTCGCCGCTGGGCGCCCTGGCTCTATGGCGCCGGTATTGTGGCCCTGGTCGCGGTTCTGCTGGTGGGCGTTGGTGCCAAGGGTGCGCAGCGATGGCTGGCGATTCCGGGACTCCCGCGTTTCCAGCCATCCGAATTGATGAAGCTGGTGGTTCCCATGATGGCCGCCTGGTATCTGTCCAGGCATTTCCTGCCGCCCAGGTTCCGGCACGTGACTGTCGGGCTGGCGATCGTTCTGGTACCCATGGTCATGATTATGCAGCAGCCGGATCTGGGGACCTCGCTGCTGGTCGGCATGGCCGGTATCTTCGTGGTGTTTTTTGCGGGCATCAGCTGGAAACTGATCACGGCGTTCGTGGCCATGGTGTCCGTTTCGGCCCCATTGATGTGGTTTTTCGTCATGAGGGACTACCAGAAACAGCGGGTGCTGACGCTTCTGGACCCTCAGAGTGATCCTCTTGGCGCCGGCTGGAACATCATCCAGTCCAAGACTGCCATCGGTTCCGGTGGCGTGGATGGCAAGGGCTGGCTTCAGGGAACCCAGTCGCACCTGGAGTTTCTGCCAGAGAGCCATACCGACTTTATAGTCGCAGTGCTGGCTGAAGAGTTCGGGTTCGTGGGCATGCTGATCCTGATGACGGTGTATTTCCTGATCATACTGCGGTGTCTGTATATTGCCGCGACGGCCCAGGATTCATTCAGCCGCCTTCTCGCGGGTGCGCTCACCATGACGTTCTTCATCTACATCTTCGTAAATGTCGGGATGGTAAGTGGACTTTTGCCAATCGTTGGTGTGCCATTGCCCCTGATCAGCTACGGTGGGACATCGGGGGTCACCCTGATGGCAGCCTTTGGTGTTTTGATGTCGATTCATACCCATCGGCGAATGATCGGTGCCTGA
- a CDS encoding septal ring lytic transglycosylase RlpA family protein: MNCKPSFSLLLSVVVSLILGGCASAPETDHSSRYTLATDRAPSGNFDVSGLDDAVPVYEAPRRAGNKSPYQVWGKQYHVLDSNDGYVERGTASWYGEKFHGHKTSNGETFNMYTMSAAHKSLRIPGYARVTNLDNGRSVIVRVNDRGPFHSDRIIDLSYAAAKKLGYQARGTARVEVAAITVRPDGAMFIAGEPYSSGSPAGYAESRVEASGDMAMTNRSLFVQLGSFSSRDPAEKLLSQVRAVLENPMRVRAVDTSAGRFHRVQVGPFNDEDSARRTQSLLEARGFDQSILLTDTH, translated from the coding sequence GTGAACTGCAAGCCCTCATTCTCCCTCCTGCTGTCGGTGGTTGTGTCGCTGATACTTGGCGGCTGCGCGTCGGCCCCGGAAACGGACCATTCGTCCCGCTATACCCTGGCAACCGACAGGGCTCCTTCGGGCAACTTCGATGTGTCCGGTCTTGACGATGCGGTACCGGTTTACGAGGCCCCCAGGAGGGCGGGCAATAAATCGCCCTACCAGGTCTGGGGCAAGCAGTACCACGTGCTCGACAGCAACGATGGCTATGTGGAACGGGGTACGGCGAGCTGGTACGGCGAGAAATTTCATGGCCACAAGACCTCCAACGGCGAAACCTTTAACATGTACACGATGTCCGCCGCGCACAAATCCCTGCGGATTCCCGGCTATGCACGTGTAACGAACCTTGATAACGGTCGCTCGGTGATTGTCCGTGTCAACGACCGCGGTCCCTTTCACAGCGACAGGATCATCGACCTGTCATACGCCGCTGCCAAGAAGCTGGGGTACCAGGCCAGGGGCACGGCCCGAGTGGAGGTGGCGGCCATCACCGTCAGGCCGGATGGCGCCATGTTCATTGCCGGAGAGCCTTATTCCTCCGGAAGTCCGGCCGGATACGCTGAAAGCCGGGTAGAGGCAAGCGGTGACATGGCGATGACCAACCGGTCATTGTTCGTGCAGCTTGGATCCTTCAGCAGCCGGGACCCGGCCGAAAAACTGCTCAGCCAGGTGAGGGCGGTCCTGGAGAACCCGATGCGCGTTCGGGCAGTGGATACCTCCGCGGGGCGCTTCCATCGGGTTCAGGTGGGTCCCTTCAATGACGAAGACAGCGCCAGGCGCACCCAAAGCCTTCTGGAAGCCCGTGGTTTCGATCAGTCCATCCTGCTGACCGACACGCACTGA
- a CDS encoding glutamate-5-semialdehyde dehydrogenase, producing MDIAAYMAEVGQQARAAATGVARSTTAVRNQALLATAEALDAAREELALANGKDLQRGRENGLDAAMLDRLELTPQRIDTMIEGLRQVASLPDPIGAITDMTYRPSGIQVGKMRVPLGVIGIIYESRPNVTVEAASLCLKSGNATILRGGSESIHSNQAIARCLSEGLAKAGLPENAVQVIKTTDRAAVGELITMPDYVDVIVPRGGKGLIERISRDARVPVIKHLDGVCHVYIDSHADPEKALKVAINAKTHRYGTCNTMETLLVDAEIAEDILPLLAQAFVEKGVELRGCERTRAIVEGVGEATEADWEAEYLAPVLAVRVVDGLDGAIAHINRYSSQHTDSIITENYTRARRFITEVDSSSVMVNASTRFADGFEYGLGAEIGISTDKIHARGPVGLEGLTSQKYVVFGDGHIRT from the coding sequence ATGGATATTGCAGCGTACATGGCTGAGGTTGGGCAGCAGGCCCGTGCCGCGGCAACCGGAGTGGCACGTTCGACCACCGCCGTGCGCAATCAGGCGCTCCTGGCGACGGCAGAGGCCCTGGATGCAGCTCGGGAAGAGCTCGCCCTGGCCAATGGCAAGGATTTGCAGAGGGGCCGTGAAAATGGTCTGGATGCGGCGATGCTCGACCGACTGGAGCTGACGCCCCAGCGAATCGACACCATGATTGAGGGCCTGCGCCAGGTGGCGTCGCTGCCAGACCCGATCGGAGCGATCACCGACATGACCTACCGTCCTTCCGGTATCCAGGTGGGCAAGATGCGCGTTCCGCTGGGCGTCATCGGTATTATCTACGAGTCCCGCCCCAATGTGACGGTCGAGGCTGCCAGTCTTTGCCTCAAGTCGGGCAATGCGACCATTCTCCGGGGCGGCTCAGAGTCCATTCATTCCAACCAGGCCATTGCCCGCTGTCTTTCCGAAGGACTGGCGAAAGCAGGGTTGCCAGAGAATGCGGTGCAGGTGATCAAGACAACGGACCGTGCTGCGGTCGGAGAGTTGATCACCATGCCAGACTACGTTGATGTGATTGTACCCAGGGGCGGCAAGGGTCTGATCGAGCGCATCAGCCGCGATGCCCGGGTGCCTGTTATCAAACACCTTGACGGCGTTTGCCATGTCTACATCGATAGCCATGCCGATCCGGAAAAGGCGCTGAAGGTGGCGATCAACGCCAAAACCCACCGGTACGGAACCTGCAACACCATGGAAACCCTGTTGGTGGATGCAGAAATCGCCGAGGATATCCTGCCTTTGCTGGCCCAGGCTTTTGTTGAAAAAGGCGTGGAATTGCGGGGCTGCGAGCGAACACGGGCCATCGTCGAAGGCGTGGGCGAAGCTACCGAGGCAGACTGGGAAGCCGAATATCTGGCTCCGGTGCTGGCGGTGCGCGTGGTTGACGGTCTGGATGGCGCCATTGCCCATATCAACCGCTACAGCTCCCAACATACCGACAGCATCATTACCGAGAACTACACGCGCGCACGCCGCTTCATCACGGAGGTGGATTCCAGTTCGGTGATGGTGAATGCCTCCACGCGCTTTGCCGATGGATTCGAGTATGGTCTGGGGGCCGAAATCGGCATCTCCACTGACAAGATCCACGCCCGGGGTCCGGTGGGGCTGGAGGGCCTCACATCCCAGAAATACGTGGTCTTCGGTGACGGGCACATCCGGACCTGA
- a CDS encoding GGDEF domain-containing protein, whose translation MTETRLRTWTHAFGYGIACLFIVTLAMQNLRYGFYELFYLASGMAVLTLAGAVYTIICRRHQLSAPGHLVILSGLNSGMLAALLTMDAPGISHWAMPLLVLNLLILPLRQGVGLSLLLLVPMSIILFLEKAPADAIAITGGLFILLAVAALYIWHYDHMAQSAEDLAITDPVTGAHNARFLDETLQKEISRAIATGHCLSVIDLSIDYADEVADLHGRDQVQGLFRDMTEHLFGVIRAGDTLYTLKDSEFFLILPFTPEEGVRVIAERIRRTIAEHHWPVVGKATVSLGCTTRGSGDTRTDTLRDRAHQAMEEARRRGTDSVWFSPGETIET comes from the coding sequence ATGACAGAGACCCGACTGAGAACCTGGACACATGCGTTTGGCTACGGCATCGCCTGCCTGTTCATTGTCACCCTGGCGATGCAAAACCTCCGCTATGGCTTCTACGAACTCTTTTACCTGGCCTCAGGGATGGCGGTTCTGACCCTCGCGGGTGCCGTTTACACCATCATTTGCCGCCGGCATCAGCTGTCGGCCCCCGGGCACCTAGTCATCCTCTCCGGCCTGAACAGTGGCATGCTGGCAGCGCTGCTGACAATGGATGCCCCAGGCATCAGCCACTGGGCCATGCCCCTGCTGGTGCTGAATCTGCTTATCCTGCCCCTGCGTCAGGGCGTCGGGCTATCGCTTCTGCTGCTGGTACCCATGTCGATCATCCTTTTCCTGGAAAAGGCACCGGCTGACGCCATTGCCATCACAGGGGGCCTGTTCATCCTGCTGGCGGTTGCAGCCCTGTACATCTGGCACTACGACCACATGGCCCAGTCGGCAGAGGACCTCGCCATTACCGATCCGGTGACTGGCGCCCATAATGCCCGCTTTCTGGATGAAACCCTTCAGAAAGAGATCAGCCGTGCCATCGCCACGGGGCACTGTCTGTCCGTCATCGACCTGAGCATTGATTACGCCGACGAAGTGGCCGACCTTCACGGCAGGGACCAGGTTCAGGGCCTGTTCCGGGATATGACCGAGCACCTCTTCGGCGTGATTCGGGCCGGCGACACCCTGTACACACTGAAAGACTCGGAGTTTTTCCTGATCCTGCCGTTTACCCCGGAAGAAGGCGTGCGAGTGATTGCCGAGCGGATTCGCCGGACCATTGCCGAACACCACTGGCCGGTCGTTGGCAAAGCCACAGTAAGCCTCGGCTGCACCACCCGCGGCAGTGGCGACACCCGCACCGATACACTCAGAGACCGGGCCCACCAGGCCATGGAAGAAGCTCGCAGACGCGGTACGGATTCGGTCTGGTTCAGCCCGGGAGAAACCATCGAAACATGA
- the mrdA gene encoding penicillin-binding protein 2 has translation MPWGEFKDTAAERRLFQRRSLVMLVLVMLAISGLIARMYQLQVVEHEIYTTLSDKNRVQVQSVPPPRGLVYDRNNTLLAENRPVFSVTLVPERVQGMDDTLAQLDTILEISEEDRERFQRRLQEPRRPFQEIPLRYDLNEQEMARLAVHRHELPGVEVKAELVRYYPHSELTAHALGFVGRINRDELQRIDPVNYAGTNYIGKSGIERFYEEILHGQVGYQHVETNARGRTLRVLERENPVPGEDLQLHLDLRLQQRAHELLDGRRGAIIAIEPDTGGILALASVPGFDANKFVTGISVNDYRELSESKDKPLFNRALRGQYPPGSTVKPMLAVAALDSGATTRDYTIWDPGHFRLKEGGRVWRDWKRTGHGWVDLMDAVAESCDTYFYEIAVEMGVDTMHSYLAQFGFGEDATLDVAGALSGLLPSRDWKRAVRNEPWYPGDSVNMGIGQGFMLATPLQLATATALVANRGRWVEPRLLKDIKGDSPVEDFLPAEYHEPLTLKNPDDWEYAVDTMVEVMHGEKGTARAVGRGAAYKMAGKTGTAQVFSLAEDEEYNEDEIRERLRDHALFVGFAPADNPEIAVAVIVENGGSGSGTAAPVARALFDSWLLEYGQADGALLSGVDKVAD, from the coding sequence ATGCCATGGGGTGAATTCAAGGATACGGCAGCGGAACGTCGGCTCTTCCAGCGGCGGAGCCTGGTCATGCTGGTGCTTGTCATGCTCGCTATCAGCGGCCTGATTGCCCGGATGTACCAGCTTCAGGTCGTGGAGCATGAGATATACACCACGCTCTCAGACAAGAATCGCGTTCAGGTCCAGTCTGTGCCTCCTCCCCGGGGGCTGGTATACGACCGCAATAACACCCTGCTGGCGGAGAACCGCCCCGTTTTCAGTGTGACGCTTGTGCCCGAGCGGGTACAGGGCATGGACGATACCCTGGCGCAGCTTGACACGATCCTGGAGATCTCCGAGGAAGACCGCGAACGGTTTCAGCGTCGGCTTCAGGAGCCCCGCCGGCCCTTCCAGGAAATCCCCCTGCGCTATGACCTGAATGAGCAGGAGATGGCGCGCCTCGCCGTGCATCGCCACGAGCTTCCGGGCGTCGAGGTCAAGGCTGAGCTGGTACGGTATTACCCCCACAGTGAGCTGACTGCCCATGCCCTGGGATTTGTCGGGCGTATCAATCGGGATGAGTTGCAGAGGATCGATCCGGTCAACTATGCGGGCACCAACTACATCGGCAAGTCGGGCATTGAGCGGTTCTACGAGGAAATCCTCCACGGCCAGGTCGGTTACCAGCATGTCGAAACCAATGCCCGTGGCCGGACTCTCAGGGTTCTGGAACGTGAGAACCCGGTTCCCGGGGAGGATCTGCAGCTGCATCTGGATCTCAGGCTGCAACAGCGTGCCCACGAGCTTCTTGATGGTCGCCGGGGCGCCATCATTGCCATAGAACCGGATACCGGCGGCATTCTTGCACTGGCCAGCGTGCCGGGGTTTGACGCCAACAAATTTGTCACCGGTATCAGCGTCAATGATTATCGGGAATTGAGCGAAAGCAAAGACAAGCCCCTGTTCAACCGTGCCTTGCGGGGCCAGTACCCTCCGGGCTCGACTGTGAAACCGATGCTCGCAGTAGCCGCCCTTGATAGCGGAGCCACCACGCGGGATTACACCATCTGGGATCCGGGGCACTTCCGATTGAAAGAGGGCGGCCGGGTCTGGCGCGACTGGAAGCGCACGGGCCATGGCTGGGTGGATTTAATGGACGCGGTTGCGGAATCCTGCGATACCTATTTTTACGAGATTGCCGTGGAAATGGGCGTGGATACGATGCACAGCTATCTGGCTCAGTTCGGGTTTGGTGAGGATGCCACCCTGGATGTTGCCGGTGCTCTGAGTGGGCTGTTGCCCTCGCGGGACTGGAAGCGGGCGGTCCGCAACGAGCCCTGGTACCCGGGCGATTCGGTCAATATGGGCATTGGCCAGGGATTCATGCTGGCTACACCGTTACAGCTGGCCACGGCGACGGCCCTGGTTGCCAATCGGGGGCGATGGGTTGAGCCCAGGCTCTTGAAAGATATCAAGGGTGACAGCCCGGTCGAGGACTTTCTGCCCGCCGAGTATCACGAACCGCTTACGCTTAAGAATCCGGACGACTGGGAGTATGCGGTCGACACGATGGTTGAAGTAATGCACGGCGAGAAAGGAACAGCGCGGGCCGTGGGTCGCGGCGCAGCTTATAAAATGGCCGGAAAGACCGGCACGGCCCAGGTGTTCAGTCTTGCGGAGGACGAAGAGTACAACGAGGACGAAATCCGTGAGCGACTGCGGGATCATGCGCTTTTTGTTGGCTTTGCGCCTGCGGACAATCCTGAGATAGCAGTTGCAGTGATTGTCGAAAACGGCGGTAGCGGCAGTGGCACGGCCGCGCCGGTTGCTCGAGCGCTGTTTGATTCCTGGCTGCTCGAATACGGGCAGGCCGATGGCGCACTGCTCAGCGGTGTTGACAAGGTGGCCGACTGA
- a CDS encoding bifunctional DedA family/phosphatase PAP2 family protein: MSSAWLNDLSAWLSLHPGWLATALFTTAFIESLAIAGIIVPGVAILFAVAVLAGETGMPLAEALLWAGLGAITGDTASFGLGRLLQGRLTTAWPLSRYPKIIGTGERFFKRHGGKSVIIGRFVGPVRPIIPLVAGALMMSWRRFLAFNIGSAVAWAPVYIFPGFLVGSALASDIRPPAHFYAVIGISLAALTVVYFVLLRFQLGLGEDSRFYRWLKQWMAQYEATNRFWRLYTNQRPAREGEFPLASFMLALGASALLLIWGQLATATSLLDGFDQAALLWFEQLRQPLLDGPFIVITLLGDAPVLVTAGVLACAALLFRGYYAAAIHILAAIAVTVVLVWGLKALLGVPRPDEVMGPPNSGAFPSGHTAGITLLVTLLASFVAGESRHRRRWQYYVLLSLPLVPVALSRLYLGVHWFTDVIGGLLLALAVTGAVRASYSRYDKVPLAPDIAIVGAAVVWLILTGAYILLSWDQAVLNFRPVAGT; this comes from the coding sequence ATGAGCAGTGCCTGGCTGAACGACCTGTCGGCATGGCTCAGCCTGCATCCCGGCTGGCTGGCAACAGCCCTGTTTACGACTGCCTTCATCGAATCCCTCGCAATAGCCGGCATTATTGTCCCGGGTGTCGCCATTCTGTTTGCCGTCGCCGTATTGGCGGGGGAGACCGGTATGCCGCTTGCGGAAGCACTGCTTTGGGCGGGCCTTGGGGCCATCACCGGCGACACGGCAAGTTTTGGCCTCGGGCGACTGCTGCAGGGGCGCCTGACAACCGCCTGGCCACTGAGCCGCTATCCAAAAATCATCGGTACCGGGGAGCGCTTCTTCAAGCGTCACGGCGGCAAGAGTGTGATTATCGGCCGCTTCGTCGGCCCGGTCAGACCGATCATCCCTCTCGTGGCCGGGGCCCTGATGATGTCCTGGCGACGCTTTCTGGCCTTCAACATCGGCTCCGCTGTTGCCTGGGCGCCGGTCTATATCTTCCCGGGCTTTCTGGTGGGCAGTGCCCTGGCCAGTGACATCAGGCCTCCGGCGCATTTTTATGCTGTCATTGGCATCAGCCTGGCGGCCCTGACGGTGGTCTATTTCGTGCTGCTAAGGTTTCAACTGGGGCTCGGGGAAGACAGCCGTTTCTACCGCTGGCTGAAGCAATGGATGGCGCAATACGAGGCTACGAACCGCTTCTGGCGCTTGTACACCAATCAACGACCGGCCCGGGAGGGCGAATTCCCGCTAGCCTCATTCATGCTCGCGCTGGGTGCCTCCGCGCTATTGCTGATCTGGGGTCAATTGGCTACAGCAACCAGCCTGCTGGACGGGTTCGACCAAGCCGCCCTTCTCTGGTTTGAGCAACTCCGGCAACCTCTCCTGGACGGCCCCTTCATTGTCATTACCCTGCTGGGTGACGCCCCGGTGTTAGTGACCGCCGGTGTGCTCGCCTGTGCGGCGCTGCTGTTCCGGGGCTATTACGCCGCGGCCATCCATATTCTGGCGGCTATCGCAGTGACGGTGGTTCTGGTCTGGGGCCTGAAGGCGCTGCTGGGCGTGCCCCGGCCGGATGAAGTCATGGGCCCGCCGAATTCCGGCGCTTTTCCCAGTGGCCACACGGCGGGTATTACCCTGCTGGTGACGCTACTGGCAAGTTTTGTCGCCGGCGAAAGCAGGCATCGGAGACGTTGGCAATACTACGTGCTGCTCTCGCTGCCACTGGTGCCCGTGGCTTTGAGCCGGCTCTACCTTGGGGTGCACTGGTTCACCGATGTGATTGGAGGACTGCTGCTTGCCCTGGCCGTTACCGGTGCGGTGCGGGCCAGTTACAGCCGCTATGACAAGGTTCCGTTGGCGCCGGATATAGCCATCGTTGGTGCAGCGGTGGTGTGGTTAATCCTTACGGGAGCCTACATCCTGCTGTCCTGGGATCAGGCGGTCTTGAACTTCAGGCCGGTTGCTGGCACCTAG
- the rsfS gene encoding ribosome silencing factor: protein MQAEQLKDLVINALEDVKAQDISVIDVRDRTSVTDFMVLASGTSNRHVKSLADSVVVEAKEKGVRASNVEGASVSDWILVDLGDVVVHVMMPATREFYDLERFWRDAPDLGVAGSE from the coding sequence ATGCAGGCAGAGCAACTGAAAGATCTGGTAATTAATGCGCTTGAAGATGTGAAAGCACAGGACATCAGCGTGATCGATGTCCGTGACCGCACCAGTGTCACCGACTTCATGGTTCTGGCATCCGGAACGTCCAACCGACATGTGAAATCCCTGGCAGACTCCGTCGTGGTCGAAGCGAAGGAGAAGGGCGTACGCGCGAGCAATGTTGAAGGTGCCAGCGTCAGCGACTGGATTCTTGTGGATCTGGGCGATGTGGTTGTTCACGTTATGATGCCTGCCACAAGAGAATTTTACGATCTGGAGCGCTTCTGGCGTGATGCTCCGGATCTTGGTGTTGCGGGCAGCGAATAA
- the rlmH gene encoding 23S rRNA (pseudouridine(1915)-N(3))-methyltransferase RlmH — MRLRLICVGQKMPDWVSTGFGDYARRMPPELPVELVEIPVAHRGKNPDIPRLMQRESDAILAATGAKDRVIALEVGGRPWSTEKLAAQLENWQQDGRDVSFLVGGPDGLADDCRKRADQQWSLSPLTLPHPLVRIVLAEQLYRAWSITRNHPYHRA, encoded by the coding sequence ATGCGGTTACGCCTGATCTGTGTGGGGCAGAAAATGCCCGACTGGGTCAGCACCGGATTCGGAGATTACGCCCGCCGCATGCCGCCGGAGCTACCCGTGGAACTGGTTGAAATCCCCGTCGCCCACCGAGGCAAGAATCCCGATATCCCCAGGCTGATGCAGCGAGAAAGTGACGCCATCCTGGCGGCCACCGGTGCAAAAGACCGCGTTATCGCGCTGGAGGTTGGTGGGCGGCCATGGTCGACCGAAAAGCTCGCGGCGCAGCTGGAGAACTGGCAGCAGGATGGTCGGGACGTCAGCTTTCTGGTGGGCGGCCCGGATGGCCTCGCCGACGATTGCCGCAAGCGGGCCGACCAGCAATGGTCGCTGTCGCCCCTGACCCTGCCTCATCCCCTGGTGCGTATTGTTCTGGCAGAGCAGCTCTACCGGGCCTGGTCGATCACCCGCAATCACCCGTATCACCGGGCCTAG
- a CDS encoding GGDEF domain-containing protein has protein sequence MAQMAEKFLLSKLSRAGFVALIAIATLCAVLGEPMVAAAAAAAAGIVIASKTFHPNRVHQPWPSVQQAFFAMLLLILLASFWTGPWILSHWLYALPLVAFALVPPAAAAVVTLVIAVLAMIATQWAVGLADRHQMISAFLLTLLLSALLVFLRDYKARQLAPLRRTDELTQAASREYLSADLHKEIQRSEREGTDMSIIMIGLDTHLSDDEPDEDIRSILPRIGRYLHSQIRDFDTYYRVADLQFLVILPGISTSDAIARAETIRKGLATLLESHGMNLTVSTGIAGLNIGDDANSLQQSAANALRRAQQQGGNRSQAYSSWSQPAQPSQPRAEGPVA, from the coding sequence ATGGCCCAGATGGCCGAAAAATTCCTGTTGAGCAAGTTGTCGCGAGCGGGCTTCGTGGCCCTGATCGCCATTGCGACCCTTTGCGCCGTGCTGGGAGAACCCATGGTTGCCGCGGCCGCGGCCGCCGCGGCAGGTATTGTCATTGCCAGTAAGACGTTCCATCCCAACCGGGTCCATCAGCCCTGGCCGAGTGTCCAGCAGGCTTTCTTTGCCATGCTTCTGCTGATACTGCTGGCCAGTTTCTGGACCGGCCCTTGGATCCTGAGCCATTGGCTTTACGCGCTCCCTCTGGTTGCTTTCGCCCTGGTCCCGCCAGCGGCCGCAGCCGTGGTGACACTGGTGATCGCTGTATTGGCAATGATCGCGACACAATGGGCGGTAGGCCTGGCCGACCGCCACCAGATGATCAGTGCCTTTCTGCTGACCCTGTTGCTTTCGGCGTTGCTGGTCTTCCTGCGGGACTACAAGGCCCGTCAACTCGCTCCGTTGCGCCGTACCGACGAGCTGACCCAGGCGGCCAGCCGGGAATACCTGTCCGCCGATCTTCATAAGGAAATACAGCGCAGTGAGCGGGAGGGCACCGATATGTCGATTATCATGATCGGGCTGGACACCCATTTGAGCGACGACGAACCGGATGAGGATATCCGCTCGATTCTTCCCCGCATCGGTCGCTACCTGCACTCCCAGATCCGTGATTTCGACACCTACTACCGGGTAGCGGATCTGCAGTTTCTGGTGATCCTGCCGGGCATTTCAACCAGCGACGCGATCGCCCGCGCCGAGACGATCCGCAAGGGCCTGGCAACGCTTCTGGAATCCCACGGTATGAACCTGACCGTCAGCACCGGGATCGCCGGCCTGAATATCGGTGACGATGCCAACAGTCTGCAGCAGAGTGCCGCGAATGCCCTGCGCCGGGCCCAGCAGCAGGGAGGCAACCGAAGCCAGGCCTACAGTTCATGGTCGCAGCCGGCACAACCGAGCCAGCCTCGGGCAGAGGGGCCAGTGGCATGA
- the nadD gene encoding nicotinate-nucleotide adenylyltransferase: protein MHVMYGGTFDPVHHGHLRLALEISDRLGVDYVSLVPCHIPPHRGQTGASSSQRLELLRLAVAGEPQLRIDDRELSREGASYTADTLRQLRAELGPDEPLVMVVGTDAFAGFDRWREWQQIPDLAHVVVVRRPGPALDPSSEPARLLEERGVESPEALHDSPCGCVLELDPPLLDVSATGIRERIGDGRSPRYLVPDSVWTEIRRQGLYGACPDGNF from the coding sequence ATGCATGTCATGTATGGAGGGACCTTCGATCCGGTGCATCATGGCCATCTAAGGCTGGCGCTGGAAATCAGCGATCGTCTTGGCGTGGATTACGTCAGCCTGGTGCCCTGTCATATTCCGCCGCACCGGGGGCAAACCGGGGCGTCTTCCAGCCAGCGCCTGGAGTTGTTGAGGCTGGCAGTGGCCGGTGAGCCCCAGTTGCGGATTGACGACCGGGAGCTCTCACGAGAAGGAGCGTCCTACACCGCCGATACTCTTCGCCAACTCCGGGCCGAGCTTGGTCCGGATGAACCCCTGGTGATGGTGGTTGGCACGGACGCATTTGCTGGCTTCGATCGCTGGCGGGAATGGCAGCAGATTCCGGATCTGGCGCATGTGGTGGTGGTCCGTCGGCCGGGCCCGGCATTGGACCCATCCTCCGAACCGGCCCGATTGCTGGAAGAGCGTGGTGTGGAAAGCCCGGAGGCCCTGCATGACAGTCCCTGTGGCTGCGTTCTCGAGCTGGATCCACCCTTGTTGGATGTTTCAGCGACCGGTATTCGGGAGCGTATCGGTGACGGACGCTCGCCCCGCTATCTGGTGCCTGACTCGGTCTGGACAGAAATTCGCCGCCAGGGGCTCTATGGAGCATGCCCTGACGGGAACTTTTAG